The genome window TATTTTTTTTATTACTTCAATTCTTATAACAATTTTTCTTCTCTAAAATTTTTCATATTTTTGATAATTTATTCCAAAAATTCCCAATTAAATAAGATATAAAATTTACTGAAAAGAAGAAATAATTTTTTTTATTACTACAAATTAAGATAATGAAATTTAAAAAAATGAATTGATGAATAGTTAAAAATGAGTAATCTATTTTTTTTGGGTACGGTTTAGATGGATATTACAAACTGAGGCAAAATAATGGATGATAGAATTTTAGAAACTTTTGGAGGTCGCTTATTTGCTTGCAGAACACAAACGGGAAGATCAAAATTGTATTTCCAAAAAAAATATGAAATTGATCGCCAAATTTTCTCTCGTTATGAACAAGCAAATTCAAAGCCAAGTCGTAAAGATAAAATCCAAATTATATTTAATGCACTAGTTTCTGAAGGCGTTAGGAATTTAAACCTAGATTGGCTCCTTACCGGTAGCGGAGAAAGGCCATTACTAGAAGATATTCTTAAAGTAGAAGAAAATACAAAAGAAAAAGATCCTATTAATGCCATCAAAGATATTAATTTTTTTGAAAAACGTTACAACAATGCGATAAAACATTTAGTAAGTGATAATTCTTTATCACCATTTTTAAACTTAGGAGATTGGGTTTGTGGTGTGGCACATTCAGCCGAATCTATTTCATTTATGAAAAATCAACTAGCAATAATTGTTGAGAAAAGTATTCCCGTTAAAAAAATTGGAATTGTAGATTTACTTTACGATGGTAATTTTAAAGTAAATAAATCTAATAATAAAAGACATGAAAAAATACTTAAAACAGATGTTCTTTATATTGCACCAATTTTAGTGATTAGAAAAAGCAAAGAATATAGAAATATTAATAATTTAGAATACAAATTAAGATATTAATTTTTCAAAAATTCTTTACTCAATTTTTGAAACTCTTTTGATTCTCTTACATCTTGTATATTATCCCAAATTTTGTTTGATAATATTGGTTCTTCTTCTTTAAATTTTTTTGAAATAATTAAAAAATAAGATTTTTTTTCAAGTGGAGGTGTTAATTTTATAATACTGTTTTTAAATTTAGGATTAGAATTTATTATGTAGTCAGCTCTATTATCTTGCAAAGCTATAGCATTAAATCTTTTATTTAGTAATTTTTCCAAAATGCTTATTGGCAGTCTTGTTCCATCATCAACACGAATATTTTTTTTTATAAAAAATTCATTTATTGAATAACCTGTTAATGACCCTACAGTACTTAACCCTAAAATATTTTTTCCATCCCACTTAACTATATTTTCTCCCTTTAATACATATAAAGAATATTGATTTGTATGTAATCTTTTGGACTCATCAACTTTACCGTCAAGTTTACCATTTAAAGTAGGATAATATCCAAACTCAATTCTCTCTGCTTTATAACTTCCTGCAAAAGCAGCATCAACATCCCCCTTTCTTAATTCTTCAAGACATCTATTCCAAGGCATAGGCATAAAATGTATATTAATTTGTAATTTCTTTCCAACAAGTTTTAAATGCTCTATATTAAGTCCAGTTCCATTTTTTAATACCCAAGGATAAGAGTCTTGATCTTCATAGCAAAAACTTATGTTTGATTTGGGTAGTGCTGATAAGTTATATATACTCAATGATAAAGTAAGAAATTTAAAAAGCATAAATATCTTTTTCCTTTTACAAACTCAGAACTAGTTTTGATAATAAACTAATTTCTGTGAAGAAGAAAAAGGCATATTATTGACTATTTATGAATTCATAAATTGTAGAAAACTCTTTTAATGAATATTTATTTGAACCAACATCATACGTTTTCTTTTTTAAATTTAGATAGTTTGTTGTATTTAAAAATATACTAGCTGATTTTTCTAGTAATTTAGTCAATTCAACTTCATTTCCTGCTTTAAAATTAAACTCAGGAAAATCTCTAAAGACTTCACCTAAGGCTCCTGCGCTTGAATAAATCGTTGGCACAGAGCTTTGTAAAAACTCAACACCAACTCGACAAATTACTTCACTTTCTAAACTAGGGATAACACCAAAACTTGTTACAGCTAGTAAGTGACTTAAATCATTTATTTTATTTTCAACAATAAAAACTTGTTTATTGCATTCTCTGTTCTCTAAGAAATATAAATTTTCTATAAATTTCCCTTGACCGAATTTTTCTAAGTAATGACTGTATATTTTATTTATGTTTAAATTCGCTTTGTATCCAAGTAATATTAATTGTGAGTCAATTTTTAAGTCTGCATTTAAAAATGAATTTAAAATATTTTTATGGCCTTTTACTTCATCAAATCTTCCTATTAATAAAAAAACTAATTTATTTTTTGAAATAACTGGAAAATTTTCATTGAAGGAATATTTTTTAATTTCATCATTTGAAAATAAAGTATCTTTACAGTAATGCTGTATTATAGTTTTTTTGTTATTAAGCTCAAAACCAAATCTATTTTTAACACATTTTGCAGCTAATATAATTTTATCTGTTAATTTATTATAAACAAATTTAGAAAAAATGTTATTACTTACACGTTGAGCTTGTCCTCTGACACGAACTATTTTTATGTTTCTAAAAATAAATGGTAATATAATTTTTAATATACAGCATAATGTATGCTCACGACCTTCAAAAACCCATATAAATTTCAAAGTATTTCTATTTTTAATTAAAATTGAAATTATACTGAAAAAACTAATAAAAAAATTATATCCACTTTGATTATGAATAGGAATATGAGTAAATGGTATGTTTAATTCAGCACACTTTTTATCCATATGTGTACTACCAACTTCAGCACAATATAGAATTTTTTCCTTCTTCTGAAGAAATAAACAAAGCTGTAAACTGTAATCGCTAACGGCTGAAAACCAAGGATTAGAATTTAAAAATAAATGGCAATATGATGAATCTTGCTGCAATGAATTACACCTTACAAAAAATCAAGATAGGATTAGATAATAAATCTTGTTTCGCATCTGCTTCAACAATTTTTTTCCAAACTTCATCAGGATTATCAAATCCTAATAAATACCCCTCACTTTCAAGCTTTCCTTCACAATAAATGAGTTTCAGCCCGAGTGACGAAGCCATATCATAAATATCACCCAAAGGTATACCAGGATCACTTGGATGTAAAAAAGCATCTGCAACACATGCAGAACCAAATCCTAAGTAACGAAATCTATAGAACGTTGAAGAAAAAAGTCCAAAAAAATTCAATGTTTGCCAAAATCTTAATTTAAAAAAATGGGTAAATAATTTTGCTTTAAATATACGTCTTTGCAAAAATAAATCCCATATCCCTGCATAGCGCTTTTGTATTCTTCTTTCTAATTTTCTTCCATGATAGCTATATACCATAAGTCTAAGTAAAGCATTTTTATTTAATCTATCAACCATTGATTTAAGCAAGTAATAAGGTTCGGGTTGATGATGCAATACTCCAAAACACTGGATATAATCAAAATCACCGAGGGCTTTTTCCTTTAACACCATTTCTGCATTGCCCACTAATAGCTCTACTTTTTTCAACTTTTGGAGCGAAAATATTCTATGAATGTAAGAATGAAAGGATAACTTCGCCTTAGCTTTCCGAATAGCTTTTTTACTAAGATCTATTCCAATAATCTCATTTTCAAGATGCAATTTTCTGAATAATAGTGGCTCATCTGTACCGCAACCAACTAATAATATTCTTTTCTCTTCCGAGAATTTTGTTTTTAAAAATCGCATGTAATATTTCAGCATTTGATTTCTTTTAAACCAAGTAACTTCGCTATAATTCTCATATATACACTTAATTTCTTTAGAAAGAGGTATATTTTCTTCTAAAATTGCTTGCCCAAAACCTCCGTGAGCTATCAATTGCATTAAAAGAACTGGACTTTGAAAAATAGGCCGATTAGGGTAAGGAAAAGTATCATAAAATTTCCGCATTTTTTCTATTTTTAACTGCTCCATTCCATACTTTCCTCTCATTAGTTGCTTACTTGAGAAAAATTGTTCTATAATAACATAATGTTCTACCTAACTGAAGAGTTTGCTACTCTTTGCTTGACACATATATTTTTGTAAAGTATTCCTTTTCCACTTCATATGGTGACTGTAGTCAAGCGGTTAAGACAATGGATTGTGATTCCATCATTCGGGGGTTCGAGTCCCCTCAGTCACCCCAGTTTTTACTCCCAATATTAAAAGATAAGACATTTCTTCTAGTTAAGTATAATTAATGTGATTAATTTATAAAATAAAGACCAAACACTGATAAATAAATGTTATTTATATTCACATTTTAAAAAATAAATTACAAATATTATATAGAATATAAAAAATAAAACCGATAAAATATTAGTATTTTTAGGAGTTTTTATGAAAAGTAAGAACTTGAAAAACTTAGAACAATTTTTGCGTAGAAGAAAATTTGGAAACGTAAATAAAATATCTAACTTCCTAATAAATAAATTTTCTGGTAATAACTCAGTATTAATTTTAATATCAGAATTAATGAATGAAAAAGTTATAAAAAAAGAAGAAGAATTTAATAATTTAATTGAAAAACTTATTCACTATGAATTGATTAAAAACATTGATAATGAGACTTTTTCTGCTTCTACAAATTTAATGAAATATTTAGAAAGTAATGTTTTCGAAAGTAAAAAAAATACTAGTAATGTTTATTTAGAGAATTTAAAAAATGAAATTGAAATATTAAAGAATGAAATTGAGAATTTAAAAATTGATGTTCTAGAAAATAAAAGACGCTTAAATAAACCAAATGAGTTATGGAAGCTAAGATCAAATTTTATTATAAAAAAAGACAAAAATTCAGCGTAAACTAATTTTTTAGTATCACATTTAATATTTTATTTTCATCGCTTAATCCTTCAGAAAACTCAACTAATGAATAAGAAATTTTTCTGTTTCCTAAGCAACTCCTACAATAAAGATTAAATTTTCCAAATCCTTCTAGTATTGAACCGTTTTCATGTGATATTAAGTAAATATTATTATGCCAATCATCAGGATCAAATGCTTGGAGATAAATATATTCAGATCCAAACAAATTTTTACAAACATCTTTTAAATTTTTTATATCTATACTATTTTTTATTTTAAATACTTTAGTATAAAGTAAATAGTTCTCAGTAATTTTTCTTGAAATGTACTTCCAGTTTCCATAATTTCTTTCTGTTTGATTTGAAATATGCAAATATTGATACTGATTTTTTTTATTTACACAGACAAAATTTACTTCTTCAGCATGAGAAAAAAATGTTATTAATAAAAAACACAGTGAATAAATAACCCTTCTCAAAATAAGCCCCTATTCTACAATTTTTTAGAAAAATTTGTTTAAAATTAAATCCTCTACAAAATTTCTGTCAAATTTATGATATTTCAAATCTCCTGTCAATTTCAAAAAGCTACTCAGCAAAAATTGAAAAAAAATAAGAATTAAATTTTTTTCTCAAAGGAAATTTTTAAAGTATGATATAATTACCTTACCCTAAAAAAAGGAAATATATGATAATTATCAATACTAATCGTTTCAATTTGAGAACTCTTTATGAAAAAGATAGTAGTGATATTTATAGCTTTACTAAAGATTCTGAAATATCAAAATATTTAAATTGGGAATCTCATGTAAATATAAATGACACAATTGATTATTTAGCAAGAATATTACTGCTTAGTAAAAAATTTCCAATAAGTAATTTAGGAATAGAGATCTCAACTATTGAATATAAAAAAATAATAGGCACAGTTGGACTACTACCTAAACATATTACATCTCCATACACTTACGAATTAGGTTTTGTGTTGAATAAAGAATGGTGGGGAAAAGGCATTGCATTAGATGCAGTACAATGCTTAATTAATTATGCCTTTGAAAATTATGAGATACAAAGAATCGAAGCTTTTTGTGTTACAGAAAATTTAAAAAGTTGGACTTTACTTGAAAAAATTGGAATGCTTCGAGAAGGTATAAGAAGGAATTTTTTTTATAAAAATAAAATTTTTTATGATATATACATGTACTCAATTTTAAAAAATGAGTGGAAAAAATCTCCATTCTCTACTGATTAATAATTAAAACATCACAGTATGTTTTATTTGCGACATAATTTGCAGTTGAACCTAACATCCCAATAAATGAATGATGGTGTCCAGCTATCACTATTAAATCAATATTAAGTTCTTTCGCAAATGCAACTATACCTTCTTTAGGATCTGAAAAAAAGATATGAATATTTTCTTTATTTATAGGTTTATTTTCTAGAAGAGTATTCATTTTTTCTTCTGCTTCAGTCATAGCTTCTTTTTCTAAATCAATATTCATTGGATAGTAATACCCATGAACTGGAATTGAAGCCACTGGTGTAACAACATGACAAATATGAATTTCAGCATTAAAAAGTTTTGCAATAGGGAATGCTTTTTCAAAAGATTTTATGCTGGCATCAGAAAAATCTGTACAAATTAAAACTTTATTATAGTTAGCCATAAGTCTTCCTTTATCAAACAGGAAAAAACCCCATTTATAATAGTAACACAACTAAAATATTCTTAATTTTCAATATAATCAAGTTTAAATTACAGACATTTTCCCAACAAATATAACAATAAAGAAACATTTTATATCGATTTTTTTATACTAAATTTTGATTGATATTATTTTTTGAATAATCAGTTATTTTTACAAAAGGACCTTTAAAGATTTTATTGACTTTTGCAGGTTCTATGGAATCAGTATTATTTCTTTGAATTACATCAGTTTCTTTAATCAACAAAATCCTGTGGGAATTTGTATCTGTGATAATTAAATTCCCCGCATGCCAACTTATTCCTGCCGGTTCATTTAGATCTTCTGATAAGGGAACAGTTCCTAAATAATCTTTTCCTAAAGAATAAATGCGCATAGCATTATTAAATGAATCAATTACATAAATATTTTGAGTTATTGGACTCCAAGCACAACTTAAAGGATGCTGCATTTTTGCTTCAGCACCTAGTCCATCAGAAAATCCAAATTCAGATAAACCACCACCAACTAAACTAACTATCATTGTTTTACCTGTTTCATTCCAGTTTTTTATAATTAGCCTAATTGAATTAGTTTCACTATCGGTAAATGCCAATACACTTTCTGAAATAGCAGTAATTCCTGAGGGGCCTGCTAAAGCTGCATGGGTTGCTGGACCATCTTGAAGATCCTCTTTCCCTGAACCAGCAATATGAATTATGGAATCATCTTTAAAAATGTATTGAACTATCTGATGACTTCCTGAACAAGCAATAACCAAATGCTCGCCCCAAGCACAAACATCTGATGGAAAATTTAAAGGAGCTGATTTGGCGTCATATTCAGACCGTGTTTCAAAAATACCTTTCTCTCCTTTTCCCGCTAATACTTTGTATTTTCTTTGTGGTTTTCCTTCTAAATCAAAAGCAATCACACGATGATGTCCAGAGTCACAAACAATTAAATAATCCTTCCAAATGCAACACCCAAGTGGCGAATATAATATTCCTTCTCCAAAAGATGTTACAAACTGACCTTCTTCAGTCAATTGAACAATTCTATTATTGAAAGTATCAGATATAAAATAATACAATTTTTCTTGAATTATTGCTGCAACTGCTTTAGTAGGATATCGAAAATTAAATTTATCATCAAAAGCTGACCAGTTATATAGATCGAATGTTGGAAGATTTTTACCTAATATAAGTGAAGAAATTTTTTCTTTTAAATATTCATATTTATTTTCACATGATGTTGAAAGTAAAATGTTCCCTTCAAGATCAATTAGAACATACGAAGGTAAACTTCTAATAGCAAATTTTTTATAAATTTGCATTTCTTCATCTAAAATAACTGGGTGATTAATATTTAACCTGTGGCAAGCTTCTTTCACATTTTCATAATTTTTTTCATGAAAATATTTGGGATTTTGAATTCCAATTACGACTAAACCTTTTCTACTAAATTCATCCTCTAATTTTTTTATATCTGATAATACTTGAAATGCATGAATACTTCCAAAGGTCCAAAAATGCAGTAAAATGGGATGTCCTCTAAATTTTTCTAGTGTTAGGGAAGATTCGGAGTTAACCCACTTGAGTTCAGGAGGAAATTCAGGAGCATGTAGTGGCATTGTCGCACCTATTAAAATAATATTATTTAATTCATTTTACCCTGAAGTGACTAAATAGCCCTCTTAAAAAATTATAGTCCATTTTAAGCCCAGAAATTCCTTTTCTTCTAAAAAATTTATAAATTTTAGGCAAAAAAATGACAAATGCTATTAAGCCAAACAATACAAAAAAACAAAAAGTAATTAAAATGAATGGCAGTAATAAAATTAACTTAAAAAATGAAAATTTTTGTAATTTCATTTTATCATTCTTTTGAAATGAATAGAAAAAAGAATTAAAATTATTTTGATTTTGAGTTTTAAACCTTTCATCATTATTTATATTAAAATTATATTTTTCAACATCGCTGTTAAATTGTCTATTCTCATGATTATTATTACTTTTATTGCTAACTTCTTCAGATAAATTTACAAATTCAGCATCTATAATATCATGCTTTTCTTTGTCTTGATTATTCATTATCTTCATATCCTTGCTCTTAATTAATACAATTCATATAATTTTTCTACAGTTCTTGAATTCCAAAAATTTTCAGCCTCTGAATTCCAAATCCACAACCCATTTTTTATAGCACATACTTTATTAGCTATAATCTTTGCAAAATTAAGATCATGGGTAATCATAAATATTATTGCTCTATTTTTCTTTGCATATTCCAAGCAAAATTCTTTAAGCAAATATTTGTTTTTTACATCAAGATCAGAATCGGGCTCATCCATAAAAATAATTCGTGAATTAGTTCGCCAAATTCTAGTAAGTTGAACTTTTTTCCATTCCCCACCACTTAATTTATTTAAATCTGTATATAGTAAATGTGAAATATCTAAATTTTTTAAAAATTCAATTTTAGATTCTTCAACATTACTTTTATTTAAAGAGTAATCTAATGTTAAAAATTCATTTACTCTAAAATTTTCAGGCCTAGTTAAATTTTGAGGTAACCATTTTACATACTTTATCTTTTCGATATTCGTTTGCAAAACATTATTATCCTCTTTTATAACATATTCACCAAAAGTAGGTTTTAGAATATTTGAGCATACTTTAAATAAAGTACTTTTACCAGCTCCATTGTTACCAAGTAAGCAAATAATATCACCTTCTTGATAGTTAAAACTAACATTTCGAAATATTATATTACTAGAATTTACTGCGTAAGCAAGATCTTTTGCAAAAATGCTAATTTTTTTCATATATTATATCTTTTTAGTAAAATCATAGTGAGAAATGGGGCTCCAATTAAAGCTGTAAAAATACCAACCGGAAGCTGAGCAGGACTCAACAAGATCCTCGACAAAGTATCAGCATTTAATAACACAATAGCACCTAAAAAAATACAAATAATTAGCTCACTTTTTGAGTTAACTCTATGAATTTTTTTTACTAAATGAGGAATAATTAAACCAATAAAGCTGATAATACCCGCAATAGAAACAGTTATTGAAATTAAAATACAGACAAAAAATATGCACTCTTTCCTAATTTTCTCAGGATCAATCGCCATAGATTTGGAAAAATCATCACCAAATTGAATTACATTAAAAAACCTGCTTAATTGAAATAATTTAATAAATGGATATATTGAAAAAATAATGATAAATAATATTTCATAAAAACTTAAGGGCTGAATGGAACCTATCAAAAAATTATGAATTTCAGAAAGTTTTTCAGGTTTAATTATGGAAAAAATAAATAATATAATTGAAGATAAAAAAGTATTTATGATTATTCCAATTACTGGATAGATGTATTCATCGTTCACTGATTTTATTTTTCTTCGCAATATAAAAATAATATTAAATGACATCATACAGCCGATAAACGCCGCAATAGTTTGAAAAGAAAATGTAATATTAAAAGCAAAAGGTAATAAAAAAAGCGGAAGAGGAAAAAGCATTAAAAAAGCTACCAAACAAGTCCCACCCGAAGAGATACCTAATATAAATGGGTCAGCTAAAGGATTTTTTAAAATATTTTGCAATATATTACCACAGTAAGCTAAAGTTGCGCCAACAAAAGAAACTGTTAGAAAATTATTTATTCTTAGCTCAAAAATTTTAATGAAAATAGCAAAATTTTTTTCTATATTATCAGTACTAAAAAGTTCAGTTGATCCAAAAAATATGCTTAATAAAGCAGAGATAATATAAAGAGTAAAGTAGAACAAAAAAATTTTAAGTGATAATTTACTTTTCAACTTTTAATACTTTCTAAAAATTTTATGCCCTCTATTATTCTTGGCCCTGGTCTGACCAAAATATCTTTTGGTACAATTACAATATTGAATTTTTCTTTTAAATCTCCATATATTTTTCCAAGTTTTGTCTTATATATTTCGATAGATTCTTCTTTACTTTTACCTTCTATATTTCCAAGAAAAAAAATATCCGGTTTGTTTTTTAATAAAAATTCATCAGTTATTTTAGGATATTTAACAGGAGAATTTCCAATTATATTTATAAAACCACCCAATTTAAAAATATCTCCAATCCATGTTTCTTCACTAAACGTGTAGATTGGATCAAATTGCAAAATGAAAACAAATTTTCTTTTCTTATTTACATTATTTCTTATTAAATTTTTAATACTAATATCAATTTTGGATGCTAATTTATTTCCTTTTTCAGCTGCACCAATTTCCTTAGAAATTATTTTAATCATATCTGAAATTTCATTTACTTTTTGCGGCTGAAACTTCAAAACTTTTATATTATTTTTTTCTAAGAATTTTAATTTATCATCTGGATTGCCATCCGTTGCAAGAACTATATTTGTACCTTTACTGATTATTCTTTCTATACTTGGATTATTAAAATTTCCAATTTTATAAACATTTTTTGCTTGTAATGGATAATCGCACAGAATAGTATTTCCTACCAATTTATCTTCTTCACCTAGTGCATATATTATTTCAGTTAGATTAGGCGCTAACGTAACTATCCTAAAGTTCTTGTTTTCTATTGAGTATGAATAGTTAAAAGTTACTATGAATAAAATGAAAAAAAAAAAACTTTAATTTCATTTTAAGATACCTGCGGCTATTATTCTGTCTTTTATTTTTTTTATTACCCTTGCTTCTAATTGTCTCGCTCTTTCTCTCGTAATGCCATATTTATCTCCAACATCTTGTAACGTTATTGGATCATCCGACATAATTCTATTATGGAAAATAAAAGCATCTCTTTCATTTAATTCTTTTTCTATAAAGGCAACTTCTTTCCTTAAAATTTTTAATAATTGCTCTCTCTCATAAGAAATGTCTGCTTCTTCTGAATCAGAAAATAATAGATCTACCTGTCTAGTATCACTATCATCACCAACGGGTGAATCTAAAGAAACATCATTTTTTGTAAGTCGCTGTTGCATTTCAACTACATCTTGAGGTTGTACCCCAATTTTTTCAGCTAATAAATTAGCATCAAATTTTTGTGTTAAAGCATATAGTTTTTCTGCTTCTCCGCGCAATCGAAAAAATAATTTTCGTTGTGCATCGGTCGTTCCCATTCTAACTAAACTTTTATTATCCATTAAAAATTTCAAAATATAGGCTCTAATCCACCATGCACTATAGGTAGAAAGCTTTACACCCCGATAGGGGTTAAAACGATTCACAGCTTGAACAAGTCCTGCATTTCCTTCTTGGATAAGATCTAATATTTGTGAATAAGCACGTCTATATTCCATAGCTATCTTAACAACTAATCTTAAATTTGAGGTGACTAATTTATTTCTCGATTCTATATCGTGTTCTTCATATGCTTTGATAGCAACTTCACGTTCTTCTTCCCTAGTCATAAGAGAATATTTACGAAGCTCTGCAAGATATTTTTGCAGCGCATTTGTTGTTATTAAACCACTTTCTTGATTGGATATATCCAGACTATCATCTAGGTCCTCGTCATCCTCATCTTCTTCCTCATCTTGCAGGGCAGGCAAAATATCTGTGTCATCTAAAATAACTTCACTTTCAGAGTCTTTATAATTACCAATATCTATTATATCTTGTCTTTCTTTTGATAAATTATCTTTATCATCATTTTCATCATCAATCACTTCAGCATCGAGAAGAATTGAGGTTTTGCTTTTGGAGTTGGAATTTGCTTTTACATTTGATTTTTTTATCTTTTGACTATCAGACCCAGAAACCCGAACAAAAGATCTTTTGTTCGCTTTATTTGAATCATTTGTTTGCTTTTCATCATCAGCTGGAACAATCTCTTTCTTACGAGCCATAGGGCCTACTCCCTGATAAGGAATTCACAATGCTCAGAGTCGGAATTATTTCCAACCCTTTTGCAAAGATTATAAAACAAAATCCAGAGTACAATACTCGTCTTTGGTACACGCTTGCTCACTATGGTCAAATGGAAGTTACTCACTCTGTTGAGCAATTACGCCAAGTGTGCCTAGAGTTTCATGCTAGAAAGATCAATCTTGTTGGGATTGTTGGCGGAGACGGGAGCATAAGTTTAGTTCTATCAGCACTTTACAGCGCATACGGCTCAGATCCTCTACCAAAAATTCTGCTTCTAAAAGGCGGAACCATTAATTTTCTTGCTAAAAACTTAGGTATTAAAACCGAAGCCCTTACTTGCCTAGAAGATACATTAAAAATCATCCATAAAAAACAAGCTCTGAATGAAGCTATTCTTAGTACATTACATGTCAATGGGCGACTTGGATTTATCTTTGCAAATGGGATTGCAACTTCATTTTTAGAAGAGTTTTATAAAGATAAAACAAATTCTTTTGGTGCTGCAATAAAAATAACTAGTTATATTGTCGATGGTTTGTTAAAAGGAAAAATAAACGGAGAATTCAAGAAGATAGTCAGGCAACAGAAAATGTCTATCGAAACTTTTCCGGAGAAAATTTGGCAGCAGAAAGCTATATCCGCAAAAAGTCCTGATGAATTTAGCCTCATTTTTGCTTCGACAGTTAAAAAACTTCCTCTAACAAATCAATTTTTCAAAAAAGTTAAATTAGGCGATGAATATGCTGAAATGATAGCCATTTCAGAAAAAGGCAAAAAACTTATCAAGGGCGCTCTAAAGTCTTTGATGGGAGGTGATATCTATAATTTACCTCATGTCTATTCTGTTAAATTTAAACAAGCACATATCACTTCTTACGAAAATAGCCTTTATTCATTAGATGGAGATCTGCTAGATTCAAAAGATGGAAAAATTGAGATTGAAATGGGACCAAATTTTGTGTTTTGCTCCCCTTATGAAATAGCTAAATAAGATTATTTAGTTAAAAAGGGTATTTATGACTGCAAAAGAAAAAAAGGAAAGAGAAGAGGCAAAAGAAGAAAAGAAAAATGTTGATTCAAAACGCAGTTTCTCTATTCGAGAGATGGAAATTCAAGATCTAGCCGAAGCATATAACCTTGGGGAAACGTGTTTTAGAGCTGATTTATGGCCTATGCTCTACAGAGGATGGGATGAATATGAAGTTACAAGCATGTTCAATACAGACGGTGATTATTGCTTAGTAGCAGAAAATGATGACTTTCAAAAAGGAATAGATGCTGAAGACGAAAGAATTGTAGGATTTGTTCTTGGCACAGTCATGTCAAAGCCAGGAACGGCTTGGAGCTACGGCTATATTGTCTGGCTTTGTGCACACCCAAACTGGCAAAGGGAAGGCGTTGCAAGCAAGCTAATAGATAAAGTTGTTGAAGCCTTTGTTGAAAATGAAGGTGT of Pigmentibacter sp. JX0631 contains these proteins:
- a CDS encoding ABC transporter ATP-binding protein, with product MKKISIFAKDLAYAVNSSNIIFRNVSFNYQEGDIICLLGNNGAGKSTLFKVCSNILKPTFGEYVIKEDNNVLQTNIEKIKYVKWLPQNLTRPENFRVNEFLTLDYSLNKSNVEESKIEFLKNLDISHLLYTDLNKLSGGEWKKVQLTRIWRTNSRIIFMDEPDSDLDVKNKYLLKEFCLEYAKKNRAIIFMITHDLNFAKIIANKVCAIKNGLWIWNSEAENFWNSRTVEKLYELY
- a CDS encoding iron ABC transporter permease, whose product is MKSKLSLKIFLFYFTLYIISALLSIFFGSTELFSTDNIEKNFAIFIKIFELRINNFLTVSFVGATLAYCGNILQNILKNPLADPFILGISSGGTCLVAFLMLFPLPLFLLPFAFNITFSFQTIAAFIGCMMSFNIIFILRRKIKSVNDEYIYPVIGIIINTFLSSIILFIFSIIKPEKLSEIHNFLIGSIQPLSFYEILFIIIFSIYPFIKLFQLSRFFNVIQFGDDFSKSMAIDPEKIRKECIFFVCILISITVSIAGIISFIGLIIPHLVKKIHRVNSKSELIICIFLGAIVLLNADTLSRILLSPAQLPVGIFTALIGAPFLTMILLKRYNI
- a CDS encoding helical backbone metal receptor, with the translated sequence MLFIVTFNYSYSIENKNFRIVTLAPNLTEIIYALGEEDKLVGNTILCDYPLQAKNVYKIGNFNNPSIERIISKGTNIVLATDGNPDDKLKFLEKNNIKVLKFQPQKVNEISDMIKIISKEIGAAEKGNKLASKIDISIKNLIRNNVNKKRKFVFILQFDPIYTFSEETWIGDIFKLGGFINIIGNSPVKYPKITDEFLLKNKPDIFFLGNIEGKSKEESIEIYKTKLGKIYGDLKEKFNIVIVPKDILVRPGPRIIEGIKFLESIKS
- a CDS encoding RNA polymerase factor sigma-32, whose amino-acid sequence is MARKKEIVPADDEKQTNDSNKANKRSFVRVSGSDSQKIKKSNVKANSNSKSKTSILLDAEVIDDENDDKDNLSKERQDIIDIGNYKDSESEVILDDTDILPALQDEEEDEDDEDLDDSLDISNQESGLITTNALQKYLAELRKYSLMTREEEREVAIKAYEEHDIESRNKLVTSNLRLVVKIAMEYRRAYSQILDLIQEGNAGLVQAVNRFNPYRGVKLSTYSAWWIRAYILKFLMDNKSLVRMGTTDAQRKLFFRLRGEAEKLYALTQKFDANLLAEKIGVQPQDVVEMQQRLTKNDVSLDSPVGDDSDTRQVDLLFSDSEEADISYEREQLLKILRKEVAFIEKELNERDAFIFHNRIMSDDPITLQDVGDKYGITRERARQLEARVIKKIKDRIIAAGILK
- a CDS encoding diacylglycerol kinase family protein, which translates into the protein MLRVGIISNPFAKIIKQNPEYNTRLWYTLAHYGQMEVTHSVEQLRQVCLEFHARKINLVGIVGGDGSISLVLSALYSAYGSDPLPKILLLKGGTINFLAKNLGIKTEALTCLEDTLKIIHKKQALNEAILSTLHVNGRLGFIFANGIATSFLEEFYKDKTNSFGAAIKITSYIVDGLLKGKINGEFKKIVRQQKMSIETFPEKIWQQKAISAKSPDEFSLIFASTVKKLPLTNQFFKKVKLGDEYAEMIAISEKGKKLIKGALKSLMGGDIYNLPHVYSVKFKQAHITSYENSLYSLDGDLLDSKDGKIEIEMGPNFVFCSPYEIAK
- a CDS encoding N-acetyltransferase, with amino-acid sequence MTAKEKKEREEAKEEKKNVDSKRSFSIREMEIQDLAEAYNLGETCFRADLWPMLYRGWDEYEVTSMFNTDGDYCLVAENDDFQKGIDAEDERIVGFVLGTVMSKPGTAWSYGYIVWLCAHPNWQREGVASKLIDKVVEAFVENEGVRIIMADTDPSNNRAVQFFKKKGFDQEHQHVFLTSNIENNPLYSDLLHKSRAAALEEQYLKKIRRLAIGSSGLAAVKNLKRKNINSKNEPNKNKTAKRKKKKSKKKK